A region from the Malus domestica chromosome 07, GDT2T_hap1 genome encodes:
- the LOC108173674 gene encoding probable serine/threonine-protein kinase PBL21 gives MISTMCKKVKVEFNTKVVAGPSQKMVAAEAAIRLGATWVILDRQMKKDKQFFMEKLPCGISRMKRNNSVEQLRGPKEIGGIINKPVTKKRSKSSHVRYDEMIPGSPEEEPSPKKSPSPRTSSFGKEQDGRGHSRSSYRKSTSSSDLQLASRVSSSTLGNTDLFNPGFACNYGEEESTTNAERGKAGEQSSFPIPEIQARDQKETHNGGSPNEQKQRSYKDDWIGECRTDEEFKNSVCTDCKNKRPMIGWKRDFTYADLVAATDGFSDKNYLSEGGFGSVYRGELNGLKIAVKQHKNASCQGEKEFESEVHVLSKARHENLVMLLGSCSEGSKRLLVYEYVCNGSLDKHLSKHRKRPLSWDKKIKIATGAAKGLLYLHQNNIIHRDVRPNNILVTHDYESLLGDFGLARTQHEDSDRSSDTTRVVGTLGYLAPEYAENGKVSTKTDVYAFGVILLQLITGLRPTDKKLEGKSLVGWARPLLKERNYPDLIDPRNVDCHDVHQLYWMVRVAEKCLSRDPHKRLPMDSVVNALTYLNDANPVCSIGDFSPAQSESAGSIPGSSESHATDYISIEITPTIDYMQHPTSTISSETEGSSSFTVSVNSPSGTSSEY, from the exons ATGATTTCTACGATGTGTAAAAAAGTGAAG GTTGAGTTCAACACGAAGGTGGTTGCTGGTCCCTCTCAGAAGATGGTTGCTGCAGAGGCCGCGATAAGATTGGGAGCAACATGGGTGATTCTCGATAG GCAGATGAAGAAAGACAAGCAATTCTTCATGGAGAAGTTGCCATGTGGCATATCGAGGATGAAACGTAACAATTCTGTTGAACAATTGCGAGGGCCAAAAGAAATTGGGGGGATCATCAACAAACCAGTCACCAAAAAACGCAGTAAAAGCTCCCATGTAAGATATGATGAAATGATACCAGGAAGCCCAGAGGAAGAACCTTCTCCTAAAA AATCTCCAAGTCCTCGTACGAGCAGTTTTGGAAAAGAACAAGATGGTCGTGGACACTCAAGGTCTAGCTATAGAAAATCTACATCCTCAAGTGATCTGCAGCTAGCAAGTAGAGTGTCAAGTTCAACTCTGGGGAATACTGACCTATTTAATCCTGGCTTTGCCTGTAATTATGGGGAGGAAGAAAGCACGACCAATGCCGAAAGAGGGAAAGCAGGAGAGCAGTCCTCATTTCCAATTCCAGAGATTCAAGCAAGGGATCAAAAGGAAACACATAATGGTGGGAGTCCCAATGAACAGAAACAGCGTAGCTACAAGGACGATTGGATAGGAGAATGTCGAACAGATGAAGAATTCAAAAATTCAGTATGCACAGATTGCAAGAATAAACGGCCAATGATTGGATGGAAGAGAGACTTTACGTATGCAGATCTCGTAGCTGCTACGGATGGATTTTCCGACAAGAACTACTTGTCTGAAGGCGGATTTGGTTCCGTCTACAGAGGAGAACTTAATGGGCTGAAGATTGCTGTTAAGCAACATAAGAATGCAAGCTGCCAAGGAGAAAAAGAATTTGAGTCTGAAGTTCATGTACTCAGCAAGGCAAGACATGAGAATTTGGTAATGCTGTTAGGATCATGCTCAGAAGGAAGCAAGAGGCTGCTTGTTTACGAATATGTTTGCAATGGTTCATTGGATAAACATCTGTCGA AACACAGAAAAAGACCTCTCAGTTGGGATAAGAAGATAAAAATTGCTACTGGAGCTGCAAAAGGCCTACTATACCTGCATCAAAACAACATCATCCATAGAGATGTGAGACCAAACAACATCCTCGTGACACACGATTATGAATCACTG CTAGGAGATTTTGGTCTTGCGAGAACTCAACACGAAGACTCAGATCGATCATCAGATACAACGAGAGTTGTCGGAACTCTGGGATATTTGGCCCCAGAATATGCGGAAAATGGGAAAGTGTCAACTAAGACAGATGTTTATGCTTTCGGGGTCATTCTATTACAGCTTATCACAGGACTGAGGCCTACTGACAAGAAGCTTGAAGGAAAAAGTCTTGTGGGATGG GCAAGACCACTGCTAAAAGAAAGGAACTACCCAGATTTAATCGATCCGAGGAATGTGGATTGCCATGATGTTCACCAGCTCTATTGGATGGTTCGGGTAGCCGAAAAATGTCTCAGCAGGGATCCACACAAGAGATTACCTATGGATAGT GTGGTGAATGCTTTGACTTACTTGAACGATGCCAACCCAGTTTGTAGCATTGGAGACTTTTCACCAGCACAATCTGAGTCAGCGGGAAGCATTCCGGGATCTTCTGAATCGCATGCTACTGATTATATTAGCATAGAAATTACTCCCACCATAGACTACATGCAACATCCCACCTCTACTATTTCTTCAGAAACAGAAGGGTCTAGCTCTTTCACTGTCTCTGTGAATTCCCCCTCGGGTACTAGTTCTGAGTACTGA
- the LOC103438628 gene encoding transcription factor GAMYB-like isoform X2 → MCCSLYARILSLLFQKLRLESHSSQSLLSFSSPRVSVFRIFPDFDFFFNFRFRFRGFQLRAKGLVFGFWLISQLQLLDKFASGSTFPLIQVVSLLFAWSWLLVGVLITNQEMSRTTNESEDGMLYKDQIDSPLMDESNGGSGNGGIVLKKGPWTSAEDTILVEYVNRHGEGNWNAVQKHSGLFRCGKSCRLRWANHLRPNLKKGAFTPDEERLIVELHAKMGNKWARMAAHLPGRTDNEIKNYWNTRIKRRQRAGLPLYPPEVCLQALQESQQGQSSGGINGADGAHNDSMQANSFEIPDVVFDSLKGNNCVLPYVPELPDISPGGMLMKGLGSSPYCGFMSPTMHRQKRLRESTALFSTSGGSFKNGFPQFDQFQNDTCDKIARTVGFPFPHDPDPTIPLSFGVIQGSHSLSNGNSSASKPTTGAVKPELPSLQYPETDLGSWSTSPPPPLLESVDAFIQSPPLVGTFESDCTSPRNSGLLDALLHEAKTLSSANNHSSEKSSNSSSVTPGDVAESSNLNICETEWEEYRDPISPLGHSATSLFNECTPISASGSSLDEPPPAETFTGCNVESELVDQAWTPDTERETALQLDYTRPDAILASEWFGNSMHESIASLLGDDLAAECKHLASGSPTSNQGLGFSSCPWNTMLPFCEMSAQHP, encoded by the exons ATGTGTTGCTCTCTCTACGCTCGaatcctctctctcctctttcaaAAACTGCGGTTAGAATCCCACTCGTCTCAATCTCTGCTTTCGTTTTCTTCACCTAGGGTTTCCGTTTTCCGGATCT TTCCCGATTTcgatttctttttcaatttccgTTTCCGATTCCGGGGATTTCAATTGCGCGCAAAAGGACTTGTCTTTGGATTTTGGTTGATTTCGCAGCTTCAATTGTTGGATAAATTTGCATCTGGCTCTACCTTCCCTCTAATTCAG GTTGTCAGCCTACTCTTTGCATGGTCTTGGCTCTTGGTAGGAGTTTTGATCACAAATCAAGAGATGAGTCGGACAACAAATGAGAGTGAAGATGGAATGCTGTACAAGGATCAGATTGATTCTCCGTTGATGGATGAGAGTAATGGAGGGAGTGGAAATGGTGGAATTGTTCTAAAGAAAGGGCCATGGACCTCGGCTGAAGACACAATTTTGGTGGAGTATGTTAATAGGCATGGGGAAGGAAACTGGAATGCTGTTCAGAAGCACTCAGGCCTGTTCCGTTGTGGCAAAAGCTGCAGACTGCGATGGGCAAATCACCTAAGGCCGAACCTGAAGAAAGGGGCATTTACCCCTGATGAAGAACGTCTGATTGTTGAACTCCATGCCAAGATGGGGAACAAATGGGCACGCATGGCAGCACAC TTGCCTGGACGTACGGATAATGAGATAAAAAACTACTGGAATACCAGAATTAAACGGCGCCAGAGGGCTGGCTTACCACTTTATCCTCCTGAGGTGTGTTTGCAAGCATTGCAGGAGAGTCAACAAGGCCAGTCCAGTGGTGGAATTAATGGTGCGGATGGAGCACATAATGATTCTATGCAAGCTAACAGTTTTGAGATACCTGATGTTGTATTTGACAGTTTAAAAGGAAACAACTGTGTCTTACCTTATGTTCCTGAACTTCCTGATATTTCTCCTGGTGGAATGCTGATGAAAGGCCTTGGTTCTTCTCCATATTGTGGTTTTATGTCACCAACAATGCATCGCCAAAAGCGTCTTCGAGAATCAACAGCTTTATTCTCTACTTCTGGTGGCAGTTTCAAAAATGGTTTCCCCCAGTTTGATCaattccaaaatgatacttgtGATAAAATTGCTCGAACAGtcgggtttccttttcctcATGATCCTGATCCTACCATTCCACTGTCTTTTGGTGTAATTCAGGGTAGCCATTCCCTTTCAAATGGCAATTCTTCTGCTTCTAAGCCCACAACCGGGGCTGTGAAGCCGGAGCTCCCTTCACTCCAATATCCAGAAACTGATTTAGGTAGCTGGAGCACTTCTCCTCCGCCCCCCTTACTTGAATCAGTTGATGCTTTTATCCAATCGCCCCCACTGGTTGGTACGTTTGAGTCTGATTGCACTTCACCACGTAATAGCGGCCTGCTAGATGCTTTACTCCATGAGGCAAAGACTCTCAGTAGTGCGAATAATCATTCATCTGAGAAGAGTTCAAATTCATCCAGTGTTACTCCTGGCGATGTGGCTGAAAGTTCCAATTTGAACATTTGCGAGACAGAATGGGAAGAATATCGAGATCCGATTTCTCCACTGGGTCATTCTGCTACTTCGCTGTTCAATGAGTGTACGCCTATCAGTGCCAGTGGAAGTTCATTAGATGAACCGCCGCCTGCTGAGACCTTTACCG GGTGCAATGTGGAATCAGAACTGGTAGACCAAGCTTGGACCCCAGATACAGAAAGAGAAACCGCACTTCAGTTGGATTATACTCGTCCTGATGCTATACTTGCTTCAGAATGGTTTGGTAACAGCATGCATGAAAGTATTGCATCACTGCTGGGTGATGATTTAGCGGCGGAATGCAAGCACCTGGCTTCTGGTAGTCCTACTTCAAATCAAGGGTTGGGTTTTAGTTCATGTCCATGGAACACCATGCTTCCCTTCTGTGAAATGTCGGCTCAGCATCCTTAA
- the LOC103438628 gene encoding transcription factor GAMYB-like isoform X1, which yields MSRTTNESEDGMLYKDQIDSPLMDESNGGSGNGGIVLKKGPWTSAEDTILVEYVNRHGEGNWNAVQKHSGLFRCGKSCRLRWANHLRPNLKKGAFTPDEERLIVELHAKMGNKWARMAAHLPGRTDNEIKNYWNTRIKRRQRAGLPLYPPEVCLQALQESQQGQSSGGINGADGAHNDSMQANSFEIPDVVFDSLKGNNCVLPYVPELPDISPGGMLMKGLGSSPYCGFMSPTMHRQKRLRESTALFSTSGGSFKNGFPQFDQFQNDTCDKIARTVGFPFPHDPDPTIPLSFGVIQGSHSLSNGNSSASKPTTGAVKPELPSLQYPETDLGSWSTSPPPPLLESVDAFIQSPPLVGTFESDCTSPRNSGLLDALLHEAKTLSSANNHSSEKSSNSSSVTPGDVAESSNLNICETEWEEYRDPISPLGHSATSLFNECTPISASGSSLDEPPPAETFTGCNVESELVDQAWTPDTERETALQLDYTRPDAILASEWFGNSMHESIASLLGDDLAAECKHLASGSPTSNQGLGFSSCPWNTMLPFCEMSAQHP from the exons ATGAGTCGGACAACAAATGAGAGTGAAGATGGAATGCTGTACAAGGATCAGATTGATTCTCCGTTGATGGATGAGAGTAATGGAGGGAGTGGAAATGGTGGAATTGTTCTAAAGAAAGGGCCATGGACCTCGGCTGAAGACACAATTTTGGTGGAGTATGTTAATAGGCATGGGGAAGGAAACTGGAATGCTGTTCAGAAGCACTCAGGCCTGTTCCGTTGTGGCAAAAGCTGCAGACTGCGATGGGCAAATCACCTAAGGCCGAACCTGAAGAAAGGGGCATTTACCCCTGATGAAGAACGTCTGATTGTTGAACTCCATGCCAAGATGGGGAACAAATGGGCACGCATGGCAGCACAC TTGCCTGGACGTACGGATAATGAGATAAAAAACTACTGGAATACCAGAATTAAACGGCGCCAGAGGGCTGGCTTACCACTTTATCCTCCTGAGGTGTGTTTGCAAGCATTGCAGGAGAGTCAACAAGGCCAGTCCAGTGGTGGAATTAATGGTGCGGATGGAGCACATAATGATTCTATGCAAGCTAACAGTTTTGAGATACCTGATGTTGTATTTGACAGTTTAAAAGGAAACAACTGTGTCTTACCTTATGTTCCTGAACTTCCTGATATTTCTCCTGGTGGAATGCTGATGAAAGGCCTTGGTTCTTCTCCATATTGTGGTTTTATGTCACCAACAATGCATCGCCAAAAGCGTCTTCGAGAATCAACAGCTTTATTCTCTACTTCTGGTGGCAGTTTCAAAAATGGTTTCCCCCAGTTTGATCaattccaaaatgatacttgtGATAAAATTGCTCGAACAGtcgggtttccttttcctcATGATCCTGATCCTACCATTCCACTGTCTTTTGGTGTAATTCAGGGTAGCCATTCCCTTTCAAATGGCAATTCTTCTGCTTCTAAGCCCACAACCGGGGCTGTGAAGCCGGAGCTCCCTTCACTCCAATATCCAGAAACTGATTTAGGTAGCTGGAGCACTTCTCCTCCGCCCCCCTTACTTGAATCAGTTGATGCTTTTATCCAATCGCCCCCACTGGTTGGTACGTTTGAGTCTGATTGCACTTCACCACGTAATAGCGGCCTGCTAGATGCTTTACTCCATGAGGCAAAGACTCTCAGTAGTGCGAATAATCATTCATCTGAGAAGAGTTCAAATTCATCCAGTGTTACTCCTGGCGATGTGGCTGAAAGTTCCAATTTGAACATTTGCGAGACAGAATGGGAAGAATATCGAGATCCGATTTCTCCACTGGGTCATTCTGCTACTTCGCTGTTCAATGAGTGTACGCCTATCAGTGCCAGTGGAAGTTCATTAGATGAACCGCCGCCTGCTGAGACCTTTACCG GGTGCAATGTGGAATCAGAACTGGTAGACCAAGCTTGGACCCCAGATACAGAAAGAGAAACCGCACTTCAGTTGGATTATACTCGTCCTGATGCTATACTTGCTTCAGAATGGTTTGGTAACAGCATGCATGAAAGTATTGCATCACTGCTGGGTGATGATTTAGCGGCGGAATGCAAGCACCTGGCTTCTGGTAGTCCTACTTCAAATCAAGGGTTGGGTTTTAGTTCATGTCCATGGAACACCATGCTTCCCTTCTGTGAAATGTCGGCTCAGCATCCTTAA